The segment GGTAGGCCCAACAATGGTGCACGCTCGCCATGCGCTAGGCGCTCGTCGGCAGCCGCCGCAGCACCGCGGGCGCGGTCGAAGTCGCGCACTACGACAGCGTTCAATTCCGCATCACGCGCCTCGATGCGTTCGATCGTCTGCTCCAGCGCGTCGATCGCCGTCAGGTCACCGGCCGCGAGCCGGTCGGTCAGTTCCTTGATCTCGGGCATGTCATCACCTCGACGGTCAGCCTAGACGACCGAACCGACGAGAATGTGACCGGCGCAACTACCGCAGGCGCTTACTCAAATGCGCCGCAACCGGATTCGCTCTACCCGGTGGTTCTCACCCTTGCTGAGAATCAATCGGGCACGTCCGCGGGTCGGCAAAATGTTCTGCACGAGGTTGGGACCGTTGATGGAATCCCAGATGCCCGACGCCGTATCCAGTGCTTCTTGTTCGGTGAGTCGAGCGTAGTGCTTGAAGAAGGAATCCGGGTCGGTGAACGCGGTCTGGCGCAACGCCATGAAGCGCTCGATGTACCACTTCTTGATAATGCGCTCCTGAGCATCGACGTACACCGAGAAGTCGAAGAAATCAGACAGGAAGACCGAAGGCACCCGGCCACCGGTCGCCAATCCGTGCTGCAGCACGTTCAGGCCCTCGAGGATGAGGATGTCCGGGCTCGAAATGACCTGTTTCTTGTCCGGCAGTACGTCGTACACCAGGTGGCTGTACAGCGGCGCCGCGACCTCGCGTCGTCCGGCCTTGACCTCGGCGACGAACTGCAGCAGGGCGCGTCGATCGTAGGACTCAGGGAACCCCTTGCGATCGAGCAGGCCGCGCTCTTCGAGTACGGCGTTGGGATAGAGAAACCCATCGGTGGTGACGAGGTCGACCTTCGGCGTGCCCGGCCAACGCGACAGTAGCGCCTGCAACAGGCGAGCAGTGGTCGATTTACCGACGGCGACCGAACCGGAGACCGCGATGATGAAGGGAACCTTGTGTACGTCCGAGCGCAGGAACTCGCGCTGGGCGTCCCAGACCTGATGCACACCCATGGTGTGCAAGTTCAATAGACGCGATAGCGGAAGATACACACTGACGACCTCATCGAGGTCGATCTGCTCGCCCAGACCGCGGATCTGTTCCAGTTCTTCGGCGGTCAACGGTTGCGGCGTACTCTCAGCGAGTTCCTCCCACTCGGCACGTCCGAATTCGAGGAAGAGATGCGGCGAGTTCCCGTTCTTGCGAGTCCGTACGCTGCTGGACGAAGATCCGGTTGCAGCCTGCGCTTCCATCATCCGTCAATCTTCCGCCCGCGATGGCGCCGGATTCCAGCCGTTGCGCTATTTTTCACAGCTTCGACGCACCGCGTTTCGCTAATTGTTGCGCTAAGTGGCGTACCCGCCGGTGGGTTGTCGCAGGCGCCTAGAATGCCCATGGGCCGCGGGATATCGCACTTTCTTGTACCGGTGCGGCGAGGTGTGGCCCGTCGCTGCCGGAAAGGAAAATAATGCAGTCACGGCACCACGATTTGGTCATCATTGGCACGGGCTCGGGTAATTCCGTCATCGGTCCGGAGCATGACGGCCTCGATATCGCGATCATCGAGAAGGACCTCTTCGGAGGCACTTGTCTGAATGTGGGATGCATTCCGACCAAGATGTTCGTCTACCCGGCCGACGTGATCTCGGCCGCCGAGCACGCGCGAGAGCTCGGCGTGAGCATGGGGGAGCCGTCGGTGGACTGGCCGGCGATCCGAGATCGCGTATTCGGCCGCATTGATCAGATTCCGCCGGCCGGCGAGGCGTATCGCAACAGCCTGGAGCACGTCACCGTCTACAAGGGCACCGCACGTTTCGTCGGTGAACGGACGATCGACACGGGGACCGGCGTGACGATCACCGCCGATCAGATCGTGC is part of the Cumulibacter soli genome and harbors:
- the coaA gene encoding type I pantothenate kinase, whose protein sequence is MMEAQAATGSSSSSVRTRKNGNSPHLFLEFGRAEWEELAESTPQPLTAEELEQIRGLGEQIDLDEVVSVYLPLSRLLNLHTMGVHQVWDAQREFLRSDVHKVPFIIAVSGSVAVGKSTTARLLQALLSRWPGTPKVDLVTTDGFLYPNAVLEERGLLDRKGFPESYDRRALLQFVAEVKAGRREVAAPLYSHLVYDVLPDKKQVISSPDILILEGLNVLQHGLATGGRVPSVFLSDFFDFSVYVDAQERIIKKWYIERFMALRQTAFTDPDSFFKHYARLTEQEALDTASGIWDSINGPNLVQNILPTRGRARLILSKGENHRVERIRLRRI